In Reichenbachiella agarivorans, one genomic interval encodes:
- a CDS encoding RNA polymerase sigma factor, translating to MNSEADMILKAQADIQHFEPLYHQYYEPIFRFVYRRTDEENAAADITSRVFMNAIKALPKYQIREVGFGAWLYKIAANEIKKCFRETKQRQCLSLEDEKVKLVMSCDDLEDYEEKQEVLMQLIAELDDDEIQILELKFFENKNFKEIAFILDKKESGIKMRMYRSLDKLKAKFDSIKEES from the coding sequence ATGAACTCAGAAGCAGACATGATACTCAAGGCACAGGCTGATATCCAGCACTTTGAGCCGCTGTATCATCAATACTACGAGCCCATTTTTAGATTTGTGTATCGAAGAACTGACGAAGAAAATGCAGCGGCGGATATTACCTCTCGTGTATTCATGAATGCCATCAAAGCACTGCCAAAGTATCAGATCAGAGAGGTAGGATTCGGCGCATGGCTCTACAAAATTGCTGCCAATGAGATCAAAAAGTGTTTTAGAGAAACAAAGCAGCGGCAATGCTTGAGTTTGGAGGATGAAAAAGTCAAACTAGTCATGAGTTGTGATGATTTGGAAGACTATGAGGAAAAGCAAGAGGTACTGATGCAACTCATCGCCGAACTGGATGATGACGAGATCCAGATACTAGAACTGAAGTTTTTTGAGAACAAGAATTTTAAAGAAATCGCCTTCATTTTGGATAAAAAAGAAAGTGGAATCAAAATGAGAATGTACAGATCTCTAGACAAGTTGAAGGCGAAATTTGATTCAATAAAGGAGGAATCATGA
- a CDS encoding energy transducer TonB: MELRKNPAFDLERKRGMFFSIGLLLSVSMVLMAFEWTSKVEKIIVPDDQEDLDLVHFMEPVATVIRPPERSQPIVRKSVQAPIFVETKEEVEEVLKELIPDEPEEISLPFIDEPIEEEPDVWIGIVEEMPAPVHGMSSFYSHIGKSLRYPKTAQRMGIEGRVFVQFVVDRDGSLTDIQVIKGIGAGCDEEAMRVIANSPSWKPGKQRGKPVKVRMIVPIVFRLN; encoded by the coding sequence ATGGAATTGAGAAAAAATCCAGCATTCGATCTGGAAAGAAAGAGAGGTATGTTTTTTAGCATCGGCTTGTTGCTCAGCGTGTCAATGGTCTTGATGGCCTTTGAGTGGACGAGCAAAGTAGAAAAAATAATTGTTCCAGACGATCAAGAGGACCTAGACTTGGTTCATTTCATGGAACCAGTAGCCACAGTGATCAGGCCACCAGAGAGATCACAACCCATAGTCAGGAAATCAGTGCAAGCACCTATTTTCGTAGAAACCAAGGAAGAAGTGGAAGAAGTCTTGAAAGAATTAATCCCCGATGAACCAGAAGAAATCAGCTTGCCATTCATTGACGAACCCATAGAAGAAGAACCAGATGTTTGGATAGGAATAGTCGAGGAGATGCCTGCACCTGTTCATGGGATGAGCAGTTTTTACAGTCATATCGGCAAATCGCTGCGCTACCCCAAGACGGCCCAGCGTATGGGGATCGAAGGCCGTGTGTTTGTGCAATTTGTGGTAGATCGCGATGGATCGCTGACAGATATTCAAGTAATCAAGGGTATAGGTGCAGGGTGTGATGAGGAAGCTATGCGGGTAATCGCCAACTCCCCCTCATGGAAACCTGGAAAACAAAGGGGAAAACCAGTGAAAGTACGAATGATAGTCCCCATTGTTTTTAGGTTGAATTAA
- a CDS encoding sodium:calcium antiporter: MGIIIPLILIAISCLVIWRAGDGFMTASEYIGRNLSEGVRGASINAIASSMPEVFTSIFFLFVLKDASGFSGGIGTTAGSAIFNGMVIPAVSVIAVIGIGLAKRIEVSKKVMLRDGIALIITELIFLILISGSELNWYHGLVLMGVYLVYISYMFLSMKKGETLSSEGEIEEEEENEPKPSFFKSCCTFDLENIFIRRKMSGSNAWSLLLFSTAAIAAVCYLLVVACEWMGADSYEVPFLGTFKGLNIPLMFVALILASAASSFPDTIISIKDAQRGQYDDAISNALGSNIFDVCFALGFPLFLFTIIYGPIHMPPELIDLSSELRLLLLLLTIIIVVIFTATKYIGKTKAFVLLLLYLLFVMYIIGRSAGNEFTNTIAHYLVETVHFFSIK, from the coding sequence ATGGGCATAATAATTCCACTAATACTTATTGCCATCAGTTGTCTTGTCATCTGGCGAGCTGGCGATGGTTTTATGACCGCATCAGAGTATATCGGTCGCAACCTATCAGAAGGGGTCAGAGGTGCTTCTATCAATGCGATAGCCAGTTCTATGCCTGAGGTTTTTACCTCGATTTTTTTCCTATTTGTACTCAAAGATGCTTCGGGGTTTTCTGGAGGGATTGGCACTACAGCAGGAAGTGCAATCTTCAACGGCATGGTGATTCCTGCTGTATCAGTCATTGCGGTGATTGGAATCGGTTTGGCCAAAAGAATTGAGGTGTCCAAAAAGGTGATGCTTCGCGATGGCATAGCATTGATTATCACAGAATTGATTTTCTTGATTCTCATCTCGGGATCTGAATTGAATTGGTACCATGGTTTGGTGTTGATGGGAGTGTATTTGGTTTACATTTCATACATGTTTCTGTCTATGAAAAAAGGAGAGACCCTTTCTTCTGAAGGTGAAATAGAGGAAGAAGAGGAGAATGAACCAAAACCTTCTTTCTTCAAGAGTTGCTGTACTTTTGATCTTGAAAATATATTTATCAGACGCAAGATGTCTGGTTCTAATGCATGGTCATTGTTGTTGTTTTCAACAGCAGCTATCGCAGCGGTTTGTTATTTGCTCGTGGTGGCTTGTGAGTGGATGGGGGCGGACAGTTATGAGGTGCCCTTTCTAGGGACTTTCAAAGGACTCAACATTCCGCTGATGTTTGTAGCCTTGATATTGGCCTCTGCCGCTTCAAGTTTTCCTGACACAATCATTTCTATCAAAGATGCTCAAAGAGGGCAATATGATGATGCCATATCCAATGCTTTGGGGAGCAATATTTTCGATGTTTGTTTTGCCTTGGGATTCCCACTCTTTTTATTTACGATCATATATGGGCCAATTCATATGCCCCCAGAGTTGATTGATTTGAGTAGTGAACTCCGACTTTTGCTTTTGCTCTTGACGATTATCATTGTAGTGATATTCACCGCGACCAAATATATTGGTAAAACCAAAGCCTTTGTTTTGCTTTTGTTGTATCTCCTTTTCGTGATGTACATTATAGGCAGAAGCGCAGGCAATGAATTTACCAATACAATTGCTCATTATCTCGTTGAGACTGTGCATTTTTTCAGCATCAAATGA
- a CDS encoding TerB family tellurite resistance protein, whose product MNFKAQMSVLVQLALIDNKLSNIEKRYVYALGKANGIPERELDAMFDELMGSKKLVLPDLGLLSEDEKFEYLYNIVQLMKVDKRVYLSEIRFCQKLATKLGYKASVVSELSSGIFSDPDVTGDRDHLKAMIQKHKTT is encoded by the coding sequence ATGAATTTCAAAGCTCAGATGAGTGTTTTGGTCCAGCTGGCACTGATAGATAACAAACTCTCTAACATAGAAAAAAGGTATGTATATGCATTGGGCAAGGCCAATGGAATACCAGAACGTGAATTGGACGCAATGTTTGATGAGTTGATGGGTAGCAAGAAGCTTGTTCTTCCTGATTTGGGATTGTTATCTGAGGATGAAAAATTCGAATACTTATACAACATCGTACAGTTGATGAAGGTTGACAAGAGAGTTTACCTCAGTGAAATTCGTTTTTGTCAAAAACTGGCGACCAAATTGGGTTACAAGGCATCCGTTGTCTCAGAGTTAAGCAGTGGTATATTCAGTGATCCGGATGTCACAGGAGATAGAGACCATTTGAAGGCCATGATCCAAAAACATAAGACAACTTAA
- a CDS encoding TerB family tellurite resistance protein, protein MNIKSQLSMLIGLANIDNDFADDEMDMIYMVGKANGVPESEIEDLLKNPVPLPPLGTMSDDEKFEYLFNVVQLMKIDKEVFLSEVKYCEDVAVKLGFKKAVIAELSAKIYSNPAITSNKDSLKKAVMKYQN, encoded by the coding sequence ATGAATATTAAATCCCAACTCAGCATGCTTATTGGATTGGCAAATATCGACAATGATTTTGCTGATGATGAAATGGACATGATCTATATGGTCGGCAAGGCCAACGGTGTCCCAGAAAGCGAGATTGAAGATTTGTTGAAAAATCCAGTGCCGCTACCTCCATTGGGGACTATGTCGGATGACGAAAAATTTGAATACCTCTTCAATGTCGTCCAATTGATGAAAATTGACAAAGAAGTTTTCTTGAGTGAGGTCAAATACTGCGAAGACGTAGCTGTCAAGTTGGGCTTCAAAAAGGCAGTCATCGCTGAACTCTCGGCCAAAATCTATTCTAACCCTGCCATTACTTCAAACAAAGACTCCTTGAAAAAGGCAGTCATGAAGTATCAAAACTAA
- a CDS encoding efflux RND transporter permease subunit has product MWNLLSSLIIKFRLYLIILLLGITAFMGYKGQYVKWSFVLANVVPDHDPDMIDFKAFKESFGEDGNILALGILDSAIYKTDNFRKLGYMSDELMNINGVNDVLSLPSLKKLVKDQEAKQFKLEPVFDKIPSDQAELDSLIQYALGIKFYSGQLINPTNGANMVLVTIQKELMNSDERNRVISDILFITHAFEKDTGIKLRYAGLPYVRYINTSLLKDELRMFLILSVIVTGFILFLFFRSFKVLLVALCIIGMVVVWVIGTLVLLDYEITLLTGLLPPIIVVIGIPNTVYMINKYHQEYFAHGDQERAIRTIIRKIGIVTFITNMTTAVGFLVLALTDIVILKEFGIVAGINILATFMVSMIMIPAVFSYLKPPSKRHLKHLQFKPLDRVLTALDLLVHRYKEVVFVVTAVVCVVCVYGISKIEAVSFMVDDLPEESQTKQDLLFFEEHFAGVMPLEIVVDTKKRKGVQNLNNLRKIDQFESFLDSIDFISKPLSVVSFIKATRQAFYNDKPIYYDLPNERDKNFILRYLSKATDEGDLASAFVDSTGQKIRISLKMADIGSVKMDSLVNQVIQPRIDTIFGDKKFDIAITGTTLLFIKGNKFLIDNLVMSMVIAFVIIAFIMGLLFKNFKMIVICLIPNIIPLLITGGMMGLVGIPLKPSTALIFSIAFGISVDDSIHFLAKYRQELFANNFFVPVAVSKSIRETGASMIYTSVILFFGFVIFAASDFGGTVALGTLTSTTLLMAMLTNLTLLPALLLRFDNGKRNKQEHPLIEQYPEFYEESEDEEIDLDMIEVDPNTTKE; this is encoded by the coding sequence ATGTGGAATCTACTCTCTAGTTTAATAATTAAGTTTCGTTTGTATCTGATCATCTTACTGTTAGGCATCACAGCCTTCATGGGATACAAGGGTCAGTACGTGAAATGGTCGTTTGTCTTAGCAAACGTAGTGCCCGATCATGACCCAGACATGATCGATTTCAAGGCATTCAAAGAGTCTTTTGGCGAAGACGGGAATATTCTTGCCTTAGGTATTTTGGACAGTGCCATCTATAAAACCGATAACTTTAGAAAGTTGGGTTACATGTCAGATGAGTTGATGAATATCAATGGCGTCAATGATGTGCTCAGTCTACCCTCACTCAAAAAGCTGGTCAAAGACCAAGAGGCAAAACAATTCAAACTAGAACCAGTTTTTGACAAAATACCCTCTGATCAAGCAGAGCTAGATAGTTTGATCCAATACGCATTGGGTATCAAATTCTACAGCGGACAGTTGATCAACCCTACCAATGGCGCCAATATGGTCCTGGTGACGATCCAGAAAGAGCTTATGAACTCCGACGAACGAAACCGTGTGATTTCAGACATTTTGTTCATCACACATGCATTTGAAAAAGACACAGGTATCAAATTGCGATATGCAGGATTGCCATATGTGCGCTACATCAACACTTCATTACTCAAAGATGAACTCAGAATGTTCCTGATATTGTCAGTGATTGTCACAGGCTTTATATTATTTCTTTTCTTCAGATCATTCAAGGTACTGTTGGTTGCACTGTGTATCATAGGCATGGTAGTGGTCTGGGTCATAGGGACTTTGGTTCTACTCGATTATGAGATTACTTTGTTGACAGGCTTGTTACCTCCAATCATCGTCGTGATTGGGATACCCAACACAGTCTATATGATCAACAAGTACCATCAGGAATATTTTGCACATGGTGATCAGGAACGTGCGATCCGTACCATCATCAGAAAAATAGGGATCGTCACTTTCATCACCAACATGACTACTGCAGTTGGGTTCTTGGTCTTGGCCTTGACAGATATTGTGATCCTCAAAGAATTTGGTATTGTAGCAGGCATCAATATATTGGCAACTTTCATGGTCAGTATGATCATGATACCTGCAGTGTTCTCCTACCTCAAACCTCCTAGCAAGCGTCATTTGAAGCACTTACAGTTCAAACCATTAGATAGGGTATTGACAGCTTTGGATTTGTTGGTTCATAGATACAAAGAGGTTGTTTTTGTCGTGACAGCAGTAGTATGTGTAGTATGTGTGTATGGCATTAGCAAGATTGAAGCTGTGTCTTTCATGGTGGATGATTTGCCAGAAGAGAGCCAAACCAAACAAGATTTGTTGTTTTTTGAAGAACATTTCGCTGGGGTGATGCCTCTGGAGATCGTGGTAGACACCAAAAAAAGAAAGGGTGTCCAGAATCTCAACAACCTGCGGAAAATTGACCAATTTGAGTCTTTTTTGGATTCTATTGATTTCATATCCAAGCCACTATCTGTGGTGAGTTTCATCAAAGCAACGCGACAGGCTTTCTACAATGACAAACCGATCTATTATGATCTGCCCAATGAGAGAGACAAAAATTTCATCCTGCGGTATTTGAGTAAGGCTACGGATGAGGGTGATTTGGCTTCTGCTTTCGTGGATTCAACAGGGCAAAAAATCAGAATTTCTCTCAAGATGGCTGACATTGGTTCAGTCAAAATGGACTCACTAGTCAATCAAGTAATTCAGCCAAGAATTGACACCATCTTTGGCGACAAAAAATTTGATATAGCGATCACAGGAACAACACTATTGTTTATCAAAGGAAACAAGTTTCTGATCGATAATCTCGTCATGAGTATGGTGATAGCCTTTGTGATCATTGCATTCATCATGGGGCTTTTGTTCAAAAATTTCAAGATGATCGTCATCTGTTTGATTCCTAACATCATCCCCTTGCTTATTACAGGTGGAATGATGGGGCTGGTAGGGATACCACTCAAACCCAGTACTGCATTGATCTTTAGCATTGCATTCGGGATTTCAGTTGATGATTCGATTCACTTCCTAGCCAAATACAGACAAGAACTATTTGCGAATAACTTCTTCGTGCCAGTGGCAGTGAGCAAGAGTATTCGTGAGACTGGTGCCAGTATGATTTATACGTCAGTAATCCTGTTCTTTGGGTTTGTGATTTTTGCTGCTTCAGATTTTGGAGGTACAGTTGCTTTGGGAACTTTGACTTCCACTACCCTGTTGATGGCGATGTTGACGAATCTGACTTTGTTACCTGCATTGCTACTCAGATTTGACAATGGCAAGCGCAACAAGCAAGAGCATCCGCTGATTGAGCAATACCCAGAATTTTATGAAGAATCAGAGGATGAGGAAATTGACCTAGATATGATAGAGGTAGATCCCAACACTACGAAAGAATAA